Proteins encoded by one window of Ulvibacter sp. MAR_2010_11:
- a CDS encoding ABC-F family ATP-binding cassette domain-containing protein codes for MLNIHNLSVSFQGDYLFEKITFQLTPGDRVGLVGKNGAGKSTLLRIIAKEQEYDGGSIATDKEISIGFLKQDIDFTKGRTVLEESYEAFTEIKKLEKQLANINTQLATRTDYESDIYHQLMVDLNEIQHQYEIHGGYNYQGETERILQGLGFLREDFGKLTETFSGGWRMRIELAKLLLQNNDILLLDEPTNHLDIESILWLEEFLKNYPGVVVVVSHDKMFLDNVTNRTIEISLGKIYDYNKPYSKYLIQRAELREQQLASQKNQQKQIEQTEKLIEKFRAKASKATMAQSLIKKLDKIDRIEVDEDDNSVMSLTFPISVVPGKVVIEASHISKSYGEKEVLKNINLLVERDSKIAFVGQNGQGKSTLAKIIVNEIEHGGKLKLGHNVQIAYFAQNQAEYLDGSKTVLDTMIDAANEKNRARVRDILGSFLFRGDEVDKYVRVLSGGERNRLALAKLLLQPFNVLVMDEPTNHLDIKSKNVLKEALRKFEGTLLLVSHDRDFLQGLGNKVYEFKDHKIKEYLGDIDYFLEQRNLQNLREAEKRTVNASEATSKESGGKQDYENQKRLKSFTNKLSKIEANINKLEREIKEIDMEMIINYDRTIAKPHFFDHYQAKKDKLKQLMQEWEEVTLKLETLA; via the coding sequence ATGCTAAACATTCATAATCTTTCGGTTTCTTTTCAAGGAGACTATTTATTCGAAAAAATTACCTTCCAATTAACGCCGGGAGACCGCGTAGGATTGGTGGGTAAAAACGGAGCCGGAAAATCCACCTTATTGCGCATTATTGCCAAAGAACAGGAATACGACGGGGGTTCTATTGCAACCGATAAAGAAATTAGCATTGGATTTTTAAAGCAGGACATCGATTTTACCAAAGGCCGCACGGTTTTGGAAGAATCCTACGAGGCTTTTACCGAAATTAAAAAGCTGGAAAAGCAATTGGCAAACATCAACACCCAATTGGCAACCCGTACCGATTACGAGAGTGATATCTATCACCAACTCATGGTAGATCTCAACGAAATTCAGCATCAGTATGAAATTCACGGGGGCTACAATTATCAAGGAGAAACCGAACGGATTTTGCAAGGTTTGGGTTTTCTTCGGGAAGATTTCGGGAAGCTCACCGAAACCTTTTCCGGGGGATGGCGTATGCGAATTGAATTGGCAAAACTCTTACTTCAGAACAACGATATTTTATTGCTCGATGAGCCTACCAATCACCTGGATATAGAATCTATTTTGTGGTTGGAGGAATTCCTGAAGAACTACCCGGGCGTTGTGGTTGTGGTTTCTCACGATAAGATGTTTTTAGATAACGTCACCAACCGCACCATCGAAATTTCCCTCGGAAAGATTTACGATTACAACAAGCCCTATTCGAAATATTTAATTCAGCGTGCCGAATTGCGGGAACAGCAATTGGCTTCACAAAAGAATCAGCAGAAGCAGATAGAACAAACCGAAAAGCTTATTGAAAAGTTCCGTGCCAAAGCCAGTAAGGCTACCATGGCGCAGTCGCTTATTAAAAAATTAGACAAAATAGACCGTATTGAGGTAGACGAAGACGACAACAGTGTAATGAGTCTTACTTTTCCTATTTCGGTAGTTCCCGGGAAGGTGGTGATTGAAGCCTCGCATATTTCAAAAAGTTACGGCGAAAAGGAAGTGCTTAAAAACATCAATCTGTTGGTGGAGCGCGACAGTAAAATTGCCTTTGTGGGGCAAAACGGACAGGGAAAATCTACCCTGGCCAAAATTATTGTCAACGAAATAGAACACGGCGGAAAGCTGAAACTGGGACACAATGTGCAGATTGCCTATTTCGCTCAGAATCAGGCTGAATATCTGGATGGCAGCAAAACGGTATTGGATACCATGATCGATGCCGCCAACGAAAAGAACAGGGCGAGAGTTCGGGATATACTGGGCTCCTTTTTGTTTAGAGGCGACGAGGTAGACAAGTATGTGCGTGTGTTGAGTGGGGGAGAGCGCAACAGATTGGCACTCGCCAAATTGTTATTGCAACCCTTTAATGTGTTGGTGATGGATGAACCTACCAATCACCTGGATATTAAGTCAAAAAACGTGTTGAAAGAGGCTTTGAGAAAATTTGAAGGCACCTTGCTTTTGGTTTCTCACGACCGGGATTTCCTGCAGGGATTGGGGAATAAGGTATACGAATTTAAAGATCATAAGATCAAGGAATATTTGGGAGATATCGATTACTTCCTGGAACAACGTAACCTTCAGAATTTACGAGAAGCCGAAAAACGCACCGTGAATGCTTCCGAAGCAACTTCAAAAGAAAGCGGCGGGAAGCAAGATTACGAAAATCAGAAGCGCCTAAAATCGTTTACGAACAAACTCAGCAAGATTGAGGCCAACATCAATAAGTTGGAACGCGAAATCAAGGAAATTGATATGGAAATGATTATCAATTACGATCGCACTATTGCCAAGCCGCACTTTTTTGACCACTATCAGGCGAAGAAGGACAAACTAAAACAGCTTATGCAGGAGTGGGAGGAAGTGACGCTTAAATTGGAAACTTTGGCGTGA
- a CDS encoding DUF983 domain-containing protein, translated as MKGSKLYSIFTGTCPVCQTGKMYKTNNPYRFSETLKMHDNCRHCDTKFKIEPSFFYGAMYVSYGVGVAIAIAAFIIANLLFGMGRLETFAVIIISLGVLFPLIMRLSRNIWINFFFSFDETKV; from the coding sequence ATGAAAGGATCCAAACTCTACAGTATATTTACCGGTACCTGTCCCGTGTGTCAAACCGGGAAAATGTACAAAACAAACAATCCGTACCGCTTTTCCGAAACCTTAAAAATGCACGACAATTGCCGGCATTGCGATACAAAATTTAAGATTGAACCTTCCTTTTTCTACGGTGCGATGTACGTGAGCTATGGTGTGGGAGTGGCAATTGCCATTGCGGCTTTTATAATTGCCAATCTACTATTTGGCATGGGAAGACTAGAAACCTTTGCAGTAATTATTATCTCGTTGGGGGTTTTATTTCCGCTAATAATGCGTCTTTCCCGAAATATCTGGATTAATTTTTTCTTTAGTTTCGACGAAACTAAGGTGTAA
- a CDS encoding FAD-binding oxidoreductase: MIKTDYIIVGLGIAGLAFCEQLQKHGISFVVYDSDTSGSTEVSGGVFNPVVLKRFTAAWKAGEFLKEALPFYESLSVKLKESFVQMQPVFRILKNAEEQNDWTVAGDKIALAPFLTSKIVPNTFNAVNAPFGFGKVSVSGKIDTVQLLQKYKAYLLKNHQLITEAFQYDALRETQNSLQYKNRAAAKIVFTEGAAALHNPFFPKQLLIPNKGEYLIIEAPELQLDAILKGGMFIIPLGNHLYKVGATYSRDDVSATPTEAAKEEISSKLNQMIRCDFKIIKQVTGIRPTTKDRRPLLGTLSGDSNKAFLNGLGTRGILMAPLLAKMLYEYLEEGIPLPKELDIGRF, translated from the coding sequence GTGATAAAAACAGATTACATTATTGTTGGGCTGGGCATCGCAGGTCTTGCCTTTTGCGAACAGTTGCAAAAGCACGGCATATCGTTTGTGGTGTACGATTCGGACACTTCGGGGTCTACCGAAGTTTCCGGGGGAGTTTTTAATCCGGTGGTGTTAAAGCGATTTACCGCAGCATGGAAGGCCGGGGAATTTTTAAAGGAAGCGCTTCCGTTTTATGAGTCCTTATCTGTAAAACTAAAGGAATCCTTTGTCCAGATGCAGCCCGTATTCAGAATACTTAAAAATGCCGAAGAGCAAAACGACTGGACCGTTGCCGGTGATAAAATTGCCCTGGCTCCATTTTTGACTTCCAAAATTGTTCCGAATACATTTAACGCTGTCAATGCACCCTTTGGCTTCGGAAAGGTGAGCGTTTCGGGAAAGATCGATACAGTTCAATTGCTTCAGAAATACAAAGCATACTTGCTGAAAAACCATCAGTTAATAACCGAAGCATTTCAATACGATGCGCTCCGGGAAACTCAAAATTCACTTCAATACAAAAACCGGGCTGCGGCAAAAATCGTTTTCACCGAAGGCGCTGCAGCACTTCACAATCCCTTTTTTCCGAAGCAACTGCTCATTCCGAATAAAGGAGAGTATTTAATTATTGAAGCACCGGAGCTTCAGCTGGATGCCATCCTAAAAGGGGGAATGTTTATTATTCCATTGGGCAACCATTTGTATAAGGTAGGCGCTACCTACAGCAGGGATGACGTTTCGGCAACACCCACCGAAGCTGCAAAAGAAGAAATTAGCTCGAAATTAAATCAAATGATTCGCTGTGACTTCAAAATAATTAAACAGGTTACAGGAATTCGACCTACTACAAAAGACAGACGCCCTTTGTTGGGTACCTTGTCCGGAGATTCAAATAAGGCGTTTTTAAACGGTTTGGGCACTCGAGGCATCCTTATGGCGCCTTTGCTGGCCAAAATGCTGTACGAGTACTTAGAAGAGGGTATCCCACTTCCAAAGGAACTGGACATCGGGAGATTTTAG
- the gldN gene encoding gliding motility protein GldN, with amino-acid sequence MTFKNVVLCVFVTLLGFSASAQLNILNAKTPEEIGKKTEAQIAYDNDKPLPYGYTDERDVLWSRTTWEIIDLDERVNFPLYYPIDTNNIGADRRSLYDVLVKAIKNGEIEHVYADSYFTEKRTLKDIEASLVYSDTTDLGIEQLNAEGTVDEQYVRKFNLDAGDVEEWRIRGYWYMDKRQGELKYRLLGICPVANEARSKAFPDDNIDSKVELFWVWFPAARDVLHEAKAFNRKNTSQPITFDHLLNSRRFHGVIYKEDNVQGDRNVSDYISDNALMQLLESDRILEQIRNIEIDMWNY; translated from the coding sequence ATGACTTTTAAGAATGTTGTTTTATGTGTTTTTGTAACTCTGTTAGGCTTTAGCGCTTCTGCGCAGCTTAATATATTGAATGCAAAAACTCCCGAAGAGATAGGCAAAAAAACTGAAGCACAAATTGCCTACGATAATGACAAGCCGTTGCCTTATGGTTATACGGATGAGCGTGATGTGCTATGGTCCAGAACAACATGGGAAATAATCGATCTCGATGAAAGAGTGAACTTCCCGTTGTACTATCCTATCGATACAAACAACATTGGAGCCGATAGACGGTCACTATACGATGTGCTAGTTAAAGCCATTAAGAATGGTGAAATAGAACATGTGTATGCAGATTCTTACTTTACTGAGAAACGTACCCTAAAGGATATTGAAGCTTCTTTGGTATACAGCGATACAACCGATTTAGGTATTGAGCAATTAAATGCCGAAGGTACTGTAGACGAGCAATACGTGAGAAAATTCAATCTGGATGCTGGTGATGTTGAAGAATGGAGAATACGTGGATACTGGTATATGGACAAGCGTCAGGGGGAATTAAAATACCGCCTATTGGGTATTTGCCCAGTTGCAAATGAAGCCCGATCTAAAGCTTTCCCCGATGACAACATCGACAGTAAAGTAGAATTGTTCTGGGTATGGTTTCCGGCAGCACGGGATGTGTTACATGAGGCCAAAGCGTTTAACCGTAAGAATACATCGCAGCCTATTACCTTCGATCATTTGTTGAACTCCAGACGTTTTCACGGTGTGATTTACAAGGAAGACAACGTACAAGGTGATCGTAACGTATCAGACTACATCAGTGATAATGCATTGATGCAGTTGTTGGAGTCCGATAGAATTCTGGAACAGATTAGAAATATCGAAATTGATATGTGGAACTACTAA
- the gldM gene encoding gliding motility protein GldM: MAKGALSPRQKMINLMYLVFIAMLALNMSKEVLSAFGLLDKKIAEGNVATTARNNAFMESLGTKATDAPEQYAALKVKADQVSTISDELDVYLEGIKSEMMGTLKPEDADDYEVQDKPDFLDRKFFQGDKLKPDGQKFIDNINKYRTEMLAVLGDDYPDLKSSIEANFSTTPVANRDGKKIDWINYNFEGFPLVASKTKLTQIQSDVKTTKSELLGKMLAGQQADALALKNYESFMTVKKTAFYPGETFDGSIILGRVDPNTVPKREELTLDGRKLVRGTDYDIAGGRIVMKIGAGSPGDHKIEGMLYYGEEGEETEVKVETGFATIALPNSAVIAADKMNVVYRGVDNPMTVSIPGIPDNKVRASGTGLSPVGGSKYVMRPGSGRTVNITASGTLPDGKPVSSSSEFRIKDIPPPLGAIRGETGIVRMQRQGLEISTISAVLPDFDFDVKLNVTGFSFKVSGQPTVRVNGTRLDGAAQGALRRAGRGDAVQIFDINAKVEGSSVVLKKTSPVIIELTN; encoded by the coding sequence ATGGCTAAAGGAGCTTTATCACCAAGGCAAAAGATGATTAACCTGATGTATCTGGTTTTCATCGCGATGCTTGCATTAAACATGTCCAAAGAAGTTCTATCTGCTTTTGGACTACTCGACAAAAAAATAGCAGAAGGAAACGTTGCCACCACAGCCCGAAATAACGCCTTTATGGAAAGTTTGGGTACTAAGGCAACCGATGCCCCCGAACAATATGCTGCCTTAAAGGTTAAGGCAGATCAGGTGAGCACTATTTCGGACGAATTAGACGTTTATCTTGAAGGAATTAAGTCTGAAATGATGGGAACATTAAAACCTGAAGATGCAGACGATTATGAGGTACAGGACAAACCTGACTTTTTAGATCGAAAATTCTTCCAGGGAGACAAACTAAAACCGGACGGACAAAAATTTATTGATAATATCAATAAGTATAGAACCGAAATGTTAGCGGTATTAGGAGATGATTATCCCGATTTGAAGAGTTCTATCGAAGCGAATTTCTCCACAACTCCTGTTGCCAACAGAGATGGGAAGAAAATCGATTGGATCAATTATAATTTTGAAGGTTTCCCATTAGTGGCTTCCAAAACAAAATTAACTCAAATCCAGTCCGATGTTAAAACCACTAAGAGCGAATTACTTGGTAAAATGTTAGCAGGTCAACAGGCAGATGCCTTGGCCCTTAAAAATTACGAGTCGTTTATGACCGTAAAGAAAACTGCATTTTATCCCGGAGAAACTTTTGATGGCTCTATCATCCTAGGACGTGTTGATCCCAACACAGTACCAAAAAGAGAAGAGTTAACTTTAGATGGACGTAAATTAGTACGTGGAACCGACTACGATATTGCCGGAGGACGTATTGTGATGAAAATTGGAGCAGGAAGTCCCGGTGATCACAAGATCGAAGGAATGCTATACTATGGAGAAGAAGGTGAAGAAACCGAAGTTAAAGTGGAAACAGGCTTTGCTACTATTGCCTTACCAAATTCGGCGGTTATTGCTGCCGATAAGATGAACGTGGTATATCGTGGTGTTGATAACCCAATGACGGTATCTATTCCCGGTATTCCCGACAATAAAGTTCGTGCAAGCGGTACCGGTTTATCTCCAGTAGGAGGTAGCAAGTATGTAATGCGCCCCGGAAGTGGTAGAACTGTAAATATTACAGCTAGCGGTACTTTACCTGATGGTAAGCCCGTAAGTTCTTCTTCCGAATTCCGTATTAAAGATATCCCGCCACCACTTGGAGCTATTCGTGGAGAAACAGGAATTGTACGTATGCAGCGTCAAGGATTGGAAATTTCAACCATCTCTGCTGTATTACCCGACTTCGATTTCGACGTTAAATTGAACGTTACCGGATTTAGCTTTAAAGTATCAGGTCAGCCAACTGTTCGTGTAAATGGAACAAGATTGGATGGTGCTGCACAAGGCGCCTTGCGTAGAGCAGGACGTGGTGATGCCGTTCAAATATTTGATATCAATGCAAAAGTAGAGGGAAGTTCTGTTGTTCTTAAGAAAACATCTCCCGTAATTATTGAATTGACAAACTAG
- the gldL gene encoding gliding motility protein GldL, translated as MAQSRSSKKLFNMAYGLGASIVILGALFKILHWELGPLNGGLLLAIGLITEAIIFAISAFEPVEDDLDWSLVYPELAGGMAGEKKQKEDPQGLLSKKLDEMLKDARIDSELMSSLTDGIRNFEGAVKGMAPTAEAMSSTKKYSEEMALAAAQMESLNSLYKVQVESNSRQAEVNERVVENAEQLKQQMEHLATNLSSLNGVYGGMLSAMTNRN; from the coding sequence ATGGCACAATCAAGATCATCAAAGAAATTATTTAATATGGCCTACGGGCTTGGAGCTTCTATTGTAATTTTAGGAGCTTTATTTAAAATTCTTCACTGGGAATTAGGACCCCTAAATGGAGGTCTTTTGTTGGCAATTGGTTTAATTACTGAAGCTATTATTTTTGCTATCTCTGCTTTCGAACCGGTAGAAGATGATTTGGACTGGTCTTTAGTTTATCCTGAATTAGCAGGAGGTATGGCCGGTGAGAAAAAACAAAAAGAAGATCCTCAAGGCTTGCTGTCTAAAAAATTAGATGAAATGCTGAAGGATGCCCGAATCGATTCAGAATTAATGAGTAGCTTAACCGATGGTATCCGTAATTTCGAAGGTGCCGTGAAAGGAATGGCCCCTACTGCCGAAGCTATGAGCTCAACAAAAAAATACAGCGAAGAAATGGCCTTGGCCGCTGCGCAAATGGAATCTTTAAACAGCTTGTATAAGGTTCAGGTTGAATCTAACAGCCGTCAAGCAGAAGTAAACGAACGCGTTGTTGAAAATGCAGAACAACTAAAACAACAGATGGAGCACTTGGCTACCAACCTATCTTCCTTAAATGGAGTATACGGTGGAATGCTTTCTGCTATGACCAATAGAAATTAA
- the gldK gene encoding gliding motility lipoprotein GldK — translation MKKFIALTAIVAFLFSCNSGDRGELVGAKGKKWYPQKPYGMTLVPGGSFIMGKADDDFVAVNDAPTKTVTVRSFYMDETEITNAEYRQFVNWVRDSTVRLKLAILADEVGATPGDGGIGDFAFVDQENEEMTPYDQYMYDNYYGMGEDYYAGRKINRDIDLFWDTAEYPDEYYSEVMDTMYIPAEEAYNGQRTIDVEKLKFQYTYMDIQAAARDKTKRRKDFIKKEEVSIYPDTTVWIKDFNYSYNEPMHNDYFWHEAYGDYPVVGVNWKQAKAFCAWRTLYKNSYQKSRKRNHVNSFRLPGEAEWEYAARGGLESATYPWGGPYAKNDRGCFLANFKPLRGDYAADQALYTVEADAYEPNDYNLYNMAGNVSEWVASSYDAASYEYTSTMNPNVNDEDNARKVVRGGSWKDVAYFLQVSSRDYEYADSARSYIGFRTVQDYMGTDVVLNEKLGDAR, via the coding sequence ATGAAGAAGTTTATTGCATTAACTGCGATTGTTGCGTTTTTGTTTAGTTGTAACTCTGGAGACAGGGGAGAACTTGTAGGAGCAAAAGGCAAAAAATGGTATCCACAAAAGCCTTACGGAATGACGCTTGTCCCTGGTGGTTCTTTCATCATGGGTAAGGCAGACGATGATTTTGTAGCGGTAAACGATGCCCCCACGAAAACGGTAACGGTTAGGTCTTTCTATATGGACGAGACCGAAATTACGAATGCAGAATACCGCCAGTTTGTAAACTGGGTGCGGGATTCTACGGTTCGACTAAAATTAGCCATTCTGGCCGATGAGGTAGGTGCCACTCCGGGAGACGGAGGTATTGGTGATTTTGCCTTTGTCGATCAAGAGAATGAAGAAATGACCCCATACGACCAATACATGTACGACAACTACTACGGTATGGGTGAAGATTACTATGCCGGTAGAAAAATTAATCGGGATATCGATTTATTTTGGGACACAGCCGAGTATCCCGATGAGTACTATTCTGAAGTAATGGATACTATGTATATCCCTGCCGAAGAAGCCTACAACGGGCAACGTACCATCGATGTGGAAAAATTGAAGTTCCAGTATACGTATATGGACATTCAGGCGGCTGCAAGAGATAAGACTAAAAGAAGAAAAGACTTTATTAAAAAAGAAGAGGTAAGTATCTATCCTGATACTACCGTTTGGATTAAAGATTTTAATTATTCCTATAATGAACCCATGCACAACGATTATTTCTGGCATGAGGCTTATGGGGATTATCCTGTTGTGGGTGTAAACTGGAAGCAGGCCAAGGCATTCTGTGCCTGGAGAACATTATATAAGAACTCATACCAAAAATCGAGAAAGCGTAACCATGTAAATTCATTCCGTCTTCCGGGTGAAGCAGAATGGGAATATGCCGCTCGTGGTGGTCTGGAATCTGCCACCTACCCTTGGGGTGGACCGTATGCTAAAAACGACAGAGGTTGTTTCCTGGCAAACTTTAAACCATTACGAGGTGATTATGCAGCAGATCAGGCACTGTATACTGTTGAAGCAGACGCATACGAACCTAACGATTACAACCTGTACAATATGGCAGGTAACGTAAGCGAATGGGTGGCTTCTTCTTACGATGCTGCATCTTATGAGTATACCTCTACAATGAACCCTAACGTAAACGACGAAGATAACGCTCGTAAAGTAGTACGAGGAGGATCATGGAAGGATGTTGCTTACTTCCTACAGGTAAGTTCTCGTGATTACGAATATGCAGATTCTGCAAGAAGCTATATTGGATTCCGTACTGTACAAGATTACATGGGAACCGATGTAGTACTCAATGAAAAACTAGGAGACGCTAGATAA
- a CDS encoding formimidoylglutamase: MIEFLNPISKSVLAHREILPVGVLGKQIAGHYKKGELPDLTNVKFALLGIRENRNDVNFIGEEISFEAFRKAFYGLYPGNWSHKIVDLGDIVKGETVNDTYFAMRTVVEALLKKKIIPLLLGGSQDLLYAQYRAYDTIGTMVNMVNVDCNFDLGDADKPISNKSYVGKIIVDKPYNLFNYSTIGYQSYFNPPEEIGLMEKLYFDAYRLGEVTADITLVEPILRNTDIVAIDVTAIKSAELSYKNSASPNGFDGREICAIARYAGISNRATSFGIYELSDYSGSESAAMLVAQMLWYFVEGVNFRIADEAFDNEKLYTTYKVPVDDEVLLFKKSNKTGRWWIELPFISNVNNKLKSRTLLPCTYGEYLSATNQEIPERWYKARRKNEV, translated from the coding sequence ATGATAGAATTTCTCAATCCTATTTCGAAGTCGGTTCTGGCGCACAGAGAAATCTTGCCCGTTGGTGTATTGGGGAAACAAATTGCAGGACATTATAAGAAAGGAGAGCTTCCCGATCTTACCAATGTAAAATTTGCACTACTGGGAATACGCGAAAATCGTAACGACGTAAATTTTATTGGAGAAGAAATCTCCTTTGAAGCCTTCCGAAAAGCATTTTATGGATTGTATCCGGGCAACTGGTCGCATAAAATTGTGGATTTGGGGGACATTGTAAAAGGTGAGACGGTAAACGATACCTATTTTGCCATGCGAACCGTGGTGGAAGCCTTGCTGAAAAAAAAGATAATTCCCTTACTACTTGGAGGCAGTCAGGATTTGCTATATGCACAGTACAGAGCCTATGATACCATAGGAACTATGGTGAATATGGTGAATGTAGACTGTAATTTCGATTTGGGAGATGCCGATAAGCCTATTTCAAACAAATCGTATGTTGGAAAGATTATCGTAGACAAGCCTTATAATTTATTTAATTATAGTACTATTGGGTATCAGTCTTATTTCAATCCGCCGGAAGAGATTGGACTTATGGAAAAATTGTATTTCGATGCCTACAGGTTGGGGGAAGTAACTGCAGATATTACCTTGGTGGAACCTATACTGCGCAATACCGATATAGTTGCGATAGATGTTACGGCAATAAAAAGTGCAGAATTAAGTTATAAAAATAGTGCGAGCCCCAATGGTTTTGATGGAAGAGAGATTTGTGCCATAGCGCGTTATGCCGGAATAAGCAATAGAGCCACCTCATTTGGAATCTATGAATTGTCCGATTACAGTGGTTCGGAGAGTGCCGCCATGTTGGTGGCGCAGATGCTGTGGTATTTTGTAGAAGGTGTAAATTTCAGAATCGCCGATGAGGCATTCGATAATGAAAAATTGTACACTACTTATAAGGTACCGGTAGACGACGAGGTGTTACTATTTAAAAAAAGTAATAAAACAGGCCGTTGGTGGATAGAATTACCTTTTATTTCAAATGTTAATAATAAATTAAAAAGTAGAACGTTATTACCTTGCACTTATGGCGAATATTTGAGTGCAACAAATCAGGAGATTCCTGAGCGGTGGTATAAAGCCCGCCGAAAGAATGAAGTATAA